The region ACCAGCGTGGTGCTGCGCAGAGGATTCACCATATAACGTAAAGCCAAGTGTTTTCAAGCCGTGTTGCAGCAGCCGCATATGATGCAAGACCTGGGCTTCACACCACGCCGGCCCCGCATCTAAATAAAACCCCAGTGCAGCATCCAGCGCTGCAATGCCGGTTGCGTTTTGTGTGCCAAGTCGAAAACGACGGGCATCGTCGTAAAACGAAAGCTCGTAATCGATAAGGTGCTCCCAGTCAATGGGCCCATGCAGCCAGCCGGCCCTTGGCCTGAGCTGCTCCAGCAAAGGTTGCGCAGCGTACACCAACCCGATCCCCTGCATGGCCATGAGCCATTTGTGCCCACCAGTTGCAAGGAAATCAATATGACTGGATTCGACATTTATTTCTAACGCACCTAGCCCCTGAATTGCATCGACGCAGAACAATACATCGTGCGCCTTGCAGAGCCGGCCCAACGTGTCAAGATCAGCCTTGAAGCCGGAGAGAAACTGCACCCAACTCACTGAAAGGAGGCGCGTTTTTGGTGTTATACAGGCTGCTACATCTTCCAGCGTAAACGTGCCTTCATGGTGTGGAATAAAACGAACCTGTACGCCTTTACTTTGCAGCTGCATAAACGGGTAAACGTTGGCAGGAAACTCACAGCCAGGAATCAGAATTTCGTCACCGGCTTCCCACGCAAGGCCGTGCGCCAGTATGTTGAGGCCGGCTGATGTATTCGGCACAAACTCTACCTGTGAAGCCTCAGTATGCAAGACGGCTGCAGCTTTGTCCTTCACACTGTCGATCACCGGCAGGAAATCAAAATAATTCTCAATATTGGTTAAATGCCGTTCCTCAACCAGCGCATCGATAGCAGCTCTCACATGGCTACCAATGGGAGACAGTGCCGCGTGATTCATATAAACAAGGCCGTCTGTATGCGGGAAGGCGTGCCTGACTTTTGTGATGTCCATCATCTTCGGGTTGTTTTGCGCCGCAATGTACGGCCTATGTATTGCCCGATACAAGCCAGAGCAGCGGGAATATTACTGGTGGGAATGTCAGCAGCGGTAGAACTGCTTACCGGCAAGCTGGCGAACAAACCCTTTAAACTCCAGGCTCAGCAGGTACACCAGGGCTGTTGATACGTCAACCGCTGCTGCATCACAGAGTGCATCGATATGTCTTGGCTCTTCACCCAACAAATCGTATAACCGACGCTCTATCCCCTGTAGCTGCGCAGCGTTGTCGATTGCAGTCTTTTTTCGTACATCCTGACCATTGCTGCTTACCGCCTCTGAAACCACGCCCAATTCGTCAAGCACATCATCAACAGAATGCACCAGTTTGGCCTGACCGCCAGCAATGAGCCCATGGCACCCAGCTGCAGTCTGGCTAAAAATTGAACCAGGCACAGCAAAGACCTCTCGATTTTGCTCCAGCGCCATGCGCGCTGTAATTAAGGCGCCCCCTTTTTCAAATGCTTCAACAACAAGGGTGCCCAGCGACAACCCGCTGATGATGCGGTTACGCTTGGGGAAGTTTGCTGCATCTGGTTTTGCGCGCAACGGCAACTCCGATACAAGCGCACCTTGCAATACCAGTTGACGCGCAATTTCCATGTGTTTTGCCGGATAAATGCGATCAATACCTGAGCCAAGTACGGCCACAGAACACCCGCCGGCTTCTAAGGCAGCGCTATGGGCAGCGCCATCAATACCGTAGGCGAGCCCACTCAAAATCACAAACCCCCGGGAAGCCAGTTCTTTTGCAAAATGGGTTGCGGCGCGCAGTCCGTATGCGGATGGCCGACGGGTGCCCACAATTGCCACAGCAGGTTTGTCAAGCACACTGGCATCACCACGCATCCACAGAAAGGCCGGCGGGTCATAAATCGTATGGAGCAACCGGGGATATCTATCATCCCAGAACGGCAACAGCAAAGCTTCTGCCCGGCCGGCCCAACGAAATTGCTCGTCAACAGCGGGATACTGATTGAACTGAACAATTGCTTTTGCCAGGCCAGGCCCAATCCCTTTTACTTCAAGGAGAGTATGGAAAGACGCGTTGAGCACATCTTGCGCAGTACCAAAGTATGCAACCAATTGTCTTATTTTCCCGGCGCCAACACCGGGGACCATCGACAACGCTAACAAAGCGCGGCGATCCGCGCCATCCGTTTCTCCTAAACCCATCCTGTTGCTACGCACCTAAATTC is a window of Bacteroidota bacterium DNA encoding:
- a CDS encoding aminotransferase class V-fold PLP-dependent enzyme, whose product is MMDITKVRHAFPHTDGLVYMNHAALSPIGSHVRAAIDALVEERHLTNIENYFDFLPVIDSVKDKAAAVLHTEASQVEFVPNTSAGLNILAHGLAWEAGDEILIPGCEFPANVYPFMQLQSKGVQVRFIPHHEGTFTLEDVAACITPKTRLLSVSWVQFLSGFKADLDTLGRLCKAHDVLFCVDAIQGLGALEINVESSHIDFLATGGHKWLMAMQGIGLVYAAQPLLEQLRPRAGWLHGPIDWEHLIDYELSFYDDARRFRLGTQNATGIAALDAALGFYLDAGPAWCEAQVLHHMRLLQHGLKTLGFTLYGESSAQHHAGIVAARHPDADTVYEALKQLGIHIAVRNGLLRFSPTYYNTSAEVEQVLRALEKLLAQYPV
- the dprA gene encoding DNA-processing protein DprA, translating into MGLGETDGADRRALLALSMVPGVGAGKIRQLVAYFGTAQDVLNASFHTLLEVKGIGPGLAKAIVQFNQYPAVDEQFRWAGRAEALLLPFWDDRYPRLLHTIYDPPAFLWMRGDASVLDKPAVAIVGTRRPSAYGLRAATHFAKELASRGFVILSGLAYGIDGAAHSAALEAGGCSVAVLGSGIDRIYPAKHMEIARQLVLQGALVSELPLRAKPDAANFPKRNRIISGLSLGTLVVEAFEKGGALITARMALEQNREVFAVPGSIFSQTAAGCHGLIAGGQAKLVHSVDDVLDELGVVSEAVSSNGQDVRKKTAIDNAAQLQGIERRLYDLLGEEPRHIDALCDAAAVDVSTALVYLLSLEFKGFVRQLAGKQFYRC